A region from the Beduinella massiliensis genome encodes:
- a CDS encoding Cof-type HAD-IIB family hydrolase, translating to MKPIRMVAVDMDGTLLNSRQELPEENAEALREAERAGIAVVICSGRMMEDGSQFARSAGLNCWIAGCNGARLLSAPLPQGQVIARHGLPAGKTTQRVIDVLMAHNLIINGFQDGHLVTVRPAQNEGWQEQWSHQLARRGIVRIDYGEEALRRAADEGVIKLVAIEERRPERLVEAGAQIARIAGVDVTSSWANNIEIMPAGIDKGSALAEISAYLHLTADEVMAIGDQENDRPMLAFAGHSTAMGNATEAIKALCVHRTLSNDEAGVAYAVRRWALGETL from the coding sequence ATGAAACCGATACGCATGGTGGCCGTCGATATGGACGGCACGCTGCTGAACAGCAGACAGGAACTGCCGGAGGAGAATGCGGAGGCCCTTCGCGAGGCGGAGCGCGCGGGCATCGCCGTCGTCATTTGCTCGGGGCGCATGATGGAGGATGGCAGCCAGTTCGCGCGCAGTGCGGGGCTGAACTGCTGGATCGCGGGCTGCAACGGCGCGCGCCTGCTCAGCGCCCCGCTGCCGCAGGGACAGGTCATCGCCCGCCATGGCCTGCCTGCGGGGAAGACCACCCAGCGCGTGATCGACGTGCTGATGGCGCATAACCTCATCATCAACGGCTTTCAGGACGGGCACCTCGTCACCGTGCGCCCGGCGCAGAACGAGGGCTGGCAGGAGCAGTGGAGCCACCAGCTCGCCCGGCGCGGCATCGTGCGCATCGATTACGGCGAGGAGGCCCTTCGCCGCGCGGCGGACGAGGGCGTCATCAAGCTCGTCGCCATCGAGGAGCGGCGGCCCGAACGCCTTGTGGAGGCCGGCGCGCAGATCGCCCGCATCGCGGGCGTAGACGTCACCAGCTCCTGGGCCAACAACATAGAGATCATGCCCGCGGGCATCGACAAGGGCAGCGCGCTCGCGGAGATCAGCGCCTACCTGCACCTGACGGCGGACGAGGTGATGGCCATCGGAGATCAGGAAAACGACCGCCCGATGCTCGCCTTCGCGGGCCATTCCACGGCCATGGGCAACGCGACGGAGGCCATCAAGGCGCTCTGCGTACACCGGACGCTTTCGAACGACGAGGCGGGCGTGGCCTACGCCGTGCGCCGCTGGGCGCTGGGGGAGACGCTATGA
- a CDS encoding pseudouridine synthase: MEIEVPKGQASVPLAAFLTRALPDVPAWALKECLKRRDVKRLGVRLGAEDAVSGGDLLRVYLPKAALKTSAPQLDVVYEDARVLLVNKPQGLSVDADEGGGDTLLLRARRYLAAQGGDGAALSLCHRLDNKTGGLLLLAKDVQALEAAEEAFRLRTIRKTYTCRVVGCPKPREAVLTAYLLKDAERARVRVVERPLPGAQKIVTGYRVIETEGGFSRLSVELITGRTHQIRAHLAFIGCPIVGDDKYGLREVNRSARVRGQQLWATRMELHAGGALSYLDGRAFEVDAPF; this comes from the coding sequence ATGGAGATCGAGGTACCTAAGGGACAGGCGTCCGTGCCGCTGGCGGCCTTCCTGACACGGGCGCTGCCGGACGTGCCCGCCTGGGCGTTGAAGGAGTGCTTAAAGCGCCGCGACGTGAAGCGCCTCGGCGTGCGCCTGGGGGCGGAGGATGCGGTTTCGGGCGGCGATTTGCTGCGCGTCTACCTGCCTAAGGCCGCGCTGAAGACGTCCGCGCCGCAGCTTGACGTCGTTTACGAGGACGCGCGCGTACTGCTCGTGAACAAGCCGCAGGGCCTCAGCGTGGACGCGGATGAGGGCGGCGGGGATACGCTGCTTTTGCGCGCGCGCCGGTACCTTGCGGCGCAAGGCGGGGATGGAGCGGCGCTCTCGCTCTGCCACCGCCTGGACAACAAGACCGGCGGCCTGCTGCTGCTCGCCAAGGACGTCCAGGCGCTGGAGGCGGCGGAGGAAGCGTTTCGCCTGCGAACGATTCGCAAGACGTACACCTGCCGCGTCGTAGGCTGCCCCAAGCCGCGCGAGGCGGTGCTCACGGCTTATCTTTTAAAGGATGCGGAGCGCGCGCGGGTGCGCGTCGTGGAGCGCCCGCTTCCCGGCGCGCAGAAGATCGTGACGGGATACCGGGTGATCGAGACGGAGGGGGGCTTTTCGCGCCTTTCGGTCGAACTGATCACCGGCCGCACGCACCAGATACGCGCGCACCTCGCGTTCATCGGCTGCCCGATCGTGGGCGACGACAAGTACGGTCTGCGGGAAGTCAACCGCAGCGCGCGCGTTCGCGGCCAGCAGCTTTGGGCGACGCGAATGGAGCTGCACGCAGGGGGAGCGCTTTCCTACCTGGACGGACGGGCGTTTGAGGTTGACGCGCCGTTTTAG